The Brasilonema sennae CENA114 genome includes a region encoding these proteins:
- a CDS encoding response regulator, which yields MELKRILLVEDSINDVELILSSLAENHLGNEVVVVRDGEEALDYLHRRGLYRLRREGHPVVVLLDLKLPKIDGIEVLTQLKADPQLRVVPVVVLTSSREEQDLGRCYELGSNGYVVKPIDFLEFVQVIKGLGLFWAIINEPPPGSIPPARSNQGVAGI from the coding sequence ATGGAACTAAAGCGCATTCTCCTAGTTGAAGACAGCATTAACGATGTTGAGTTAATCCTGAGTTCACTGGCAGAAAATCATTTGGGCAATGAAGTCGTCGTCGTTCGTGACGGCGAGGAAGCATTGGATTACCTACATCGTCGAGGTTTGTATCGTTTGCGTCGCGAAGGTCATCCTGTCGTGGTGCTACTCGATCTAAAGTTACCAAAAATTGATGGTATAGAAGTCTTGACGCAACTCAAAGCTGACCCACAATTGCGAGTCGTACCAGTCGTGGTGTTGACTTCTTCACGAGAAGAACAAGATCTCGGTCGCTGTTACGAACTTGGCAGCAATGGTTACGTGGTCAAGCCAATCGATTTTCTTGAATTTGTTCAAGTCATCAAAGGTTTGGGATTATTTTGGGCAATAATTAATGAACCCCCTCCCGGTTCCATACCTCCGGCACGCAGTAATCAAGGAGTAGCAGGGATATAG